In Mastigocladopsis repens PCC 10914, a single window of DNA contains:
- a CDS encoding GIY-YIG nuclease family protein, producing MTTETNLPSLSTLEYIPFIDGNGQLPEQLQGKIGVYAIFDQEKVLQFVGYSRDVYLSLKQHLVRQPQHCYWVKAQTIERPNRTVLENIEHTWIAENGSVPSGNAQSKDKWTQSIDAKAVMTPEEQAKYDNPANDEMAQTKIIKNVARRVEAEILAVLEVRGLQTQIRFNPKLKENGLLDLK from the coding sequence ATGACTACAGAAACTAATCTTCCTTCTTTATCAACTTTGGAATACATTCCCTTCATTGACGGAAACGGTCAGTTGCCCGAACAATTACAGGGTAAAATTGGGGTATACGCAATTTTTGATCAAGAAAAAGTGCTGCAATTTGTAGGATATTCCCGCGATGTTTATCTCAGCCTCAAGCAGCACTTAGTACGTCAACCGCAACATTGCTATTGGGTGAAAGCCCAAACAATTGAACGTCCCAATCGTACAGTTTTAGAAAACATCGAGCATACCTGGATTGCTGAAAATGGCAGTGTGCCATCGGGAAATGCACAAAGCAAGGACAAATGGACGCAGTCTATAGATGCCAAAGCAGTCATGACACCTGAAGAACAGGCAAAATATGACAATCCTGCAAATGATGAAATGGCGCAAACCAAAATCATTAAAAATGTGGCACGACGAGTAGAGGCTGAAATTTTAGCAGTTTTAGAAGTCCGTGGTTTACAAACACAAATTCGCTTCAATCCTAAGTTGAAAGAAAACGGTTTACTAGATTTGAAATAA